In Sulfuriferula plumbiphila, the genomic window TGTTTGCCGACATGGAATTGATCGGCATTCCTCATCGTGTGGTGATCGGTGAACGTGGCCTGAAAGACGGCCTGATTGAATACCAGGGACGGCGCGATGAAGCGGCCCGCACTATCCCGGTAGCCGAAACTGGCGTATTTTTGACCAACATGCTGGCAACATGAATTTGAAAACACTCACTATTTTTGGCAAAATCCTGATCGCTGCCAGCGCCCTTCTGGGGGCGCTATCAGCGCACGCAGGCGGCCAGATTTATGAGCCGATGTCCGCCAGCGTGCGTGCTGCTCTTGGCAAAGCGGTCGCGGATACCCCCGTCACCCATGTCAGTTTTCTCGACAACCCGCATGGCCAAGCCTGGCTGGCCGAAATGTCACAACGCCTCAGCAAACGCATGCCTGATCCTGAGCAGCGTGTGGATTTTTTGAATACGGTGTATTACGAAGCCACCCGCGCCGGACTCGATCCGGAACTGGTGCTGGGGCTGATCGAAGTGGAATCCGGCTTCAAGAAATATGCCGTTTCCAGCGTGGCAGCACGCGGTTACATGCAGGTCATGCCCTTCTGGGTGAAGACCATCGGCACACCCAACCAGGATTTGTTTCACCTGCGCACCAATCTGCGCTATGGCTGTAACATCCTGCGGCTCTATCTGGATATCGAAAAAGGCAATCTATACCGCGCACTGGGTCGCTACAATGGCAGTTTGGGCAAGCCCGGATATCCAGCCATGGTGCTATCCGCCTGGCAAAAACACTGGACCTTCCGCCCCTTCACCAAAACCGCGCAGAACACTACCCTTCCGCGCAGCTAGTCTTAGCGCTTCTCCAGCACAATCAGCGTCGGTGGCTGCAGCGCAGTTGCCACATACATGCCGGGTTCAGCCATGCGCGCACTCACCACACCATCAAACGGAGCACGCAACACACTGTCCTGCTGATTTTTACGTGCGATGATGAGGCGCGCCTGCGCTTCTTTTGACACGGCATCGGCACGCGCGCTGCGCAGCCTGGCCGCATCCAGTTCAGTGGTCGAGCTCACTGCACGGCTGTACAACTCTTTGGCGCGCGCCAGATCGCGTCCGGCATCCAGGCCTTCTTCCTTGGCGCGTGCGACACCTGCTTCGGCCTCCATTACCCGCGCCTGATAAATGGTGTCATCCAGCGCCAGCAGTGGCTGGCCTTTTTTGACCCGCTGTCCCACGCTGACAAACACGCTTTTGACCACGCCCGAAACCGGCGTGGTAAGCGGAACGCCCTGTATTCGGGTAGCTTCCCCCGCTGATGCAGACACGCTGCCCAGTAAAAATACCAGTGCCCATAGAGCTTTCATCACGCTTATCCTCTTGGTTGTTTATCCGCCAGCGCCACGATGTCAGCCAGCGGCTTGCCCGCCAATGCCTCCAGCCGCGCCAGCGCCAGCGCCAGCTGATATTCCACGCGCCGCGCACGCAATGCAGCGACCATGGTCTGCGCCATGCTGTCGCCCAGATTGGTTTTGAGTTCGAGTTCGTAATCTGCACGACTGCGATCCAGTGCCACGTCGCGGTATTTGATCTGCTCCTCGGCTGCAGGCCGGCTGCTACCCTGAAGTTGCCGGATTTCCAGCAGGGTTTCCAGCAAATTCTGGGCAATTTGCATATTGAGTCTGTCAGCACCAGCCTGCAGTTTCTGAAATTGTGCCTGCTCGCGCGCGATGCGGGCATCTACACGGCCGCCCTGGTATAGCGGCCAGGACAGGATCAGCCCGGCACTGACGCTATCACGGGTAATGGCAGTGCGACTGTAGTCTGCCGCCACCATTTCCGCATCCAGACTCGGCGAAGACTCGTGACGCAGGCCGGCCAGGCGCTGCTGTGCGGCGGCCAGCAGCTGTTGCTGGACGAGCATCCGGCGATTGTGCGCCAGCACCCAGGGCAACAGCGTTTCATACTCGGGCAGTTTGGTGTTGTTGTTGGGCAACTTGGGGTCTTCGAGGTCGGAGGCCAACACGCCGGGACGGTTAAGCGCATTTGCCAGCAGCGCACGCGTGACGCGTTGGCGTGCCAGGCTGGCGTTGCGCATTTCACGCAGATCCTGGTAACGCGCCTGCAGCACGGCAAAATCAGGGCGCGACATTTGTCCCACTTCGACCCGGTCGCGCGCGTTGTCCATGGCCACATAAGCCACCGCCATGAATTCGTTGTCGGCCGCATATTGCTGATCGGCGAGCAGCACATCGAAGTAACGCGCCATGATGTCCAGACGGCGCTGGTCGCGCGTATCGAGCAGCGCATCTTGGCGCGCATTCGCCTCGGCTCGCGCCGCACCCAGGGCATATTCTGTGCGCGAAAAGTCATACAGGTTTTTGCGCGCCACGATGCGTACGCTGTTGTCGGCGTTCCATGCA contains:
- a CDS encoding efflux RND transporter periplasmic adaptor subunit; protein product: MKALWALVFLLGSVSASAGEATRIQGVPLTTPVSGVVKSVFVSVGQRVKKGQPLLALDDTIYQARVMEAEAGVARAKEEGLDAGRDLARAKELYSRAVSSTTELDAARLRSARADAVSKEAQARLIIARKNQQDSVLRAPFDGVVSARMAEPGMYVATALQPPTLIVLEKR
- a CDS encoding TolC family protein, whose product is MRHLLAALMLAGTLVMTGSANALTLAEALAAADEPHPDLRSAQADLAAAQADEQAAAARRDLTVNFEGILRQGRPTVGPDAWNADNSVRIVARKNLYDFSRTEYALGAARAEANARQDALLDTRDQRRLDIMARYFDVLLADQQYAADNEFMAVAYVAMDNARDRVEVGQMSRPDFAVLQARYQDLREMRNASLARQRVTRALLANALNRPGVLASDLEDPKLPNNNTKLPEYETLLPWVLAHNRRMLVQQQLLAAAQQRLAGLRHESSPSLDAEMVAADYSRTAITRDSVSAGLILSWPLYQGGRVDARIAREQAQFQKLQAGADRLNMQIAQNLLETLLEIRQLQGSSRPAAEEQIKYRDVALDRSRADYELELKTNLGDSMAQTMVAALRARRVEYQLALALARLEALAGKPLADIVALADKQPRG
- a CDS encoding lytic transglycosylase domain-containing protein, translating into MNLKTLTIFGKILIAASALLGALSAHAGGQIYEPMSASVRAALGKAVADTPVTHVSFLDNPHGQAWLAEMSQRLSKRMPDPEQRVDFLNTVYYEATRAGLDPELVLGLIEVESGFKKYAVSSVAARGYMQVMPFWVKTIGTPNQDLFHLRTNLRYGCNILRLYLDIEKGNLYRALGRYNGSLGKPGYPAMVLSAWQKHWTFRPFTKTAQNTTLPRS